The genomic segment CCACGGGGTCAGCGGGGTGTCCCCCTTGGCAGAGAGGTTGGGTTGTGCTGTGGGCACAGTGCCCGGTGCCGAGCCAAGGGTGCAAAAGAGGGGAGCGTGCGGGCACCCCAAGAGAGGGGGCCAGGCAGAGGGGACCCTATAACGGGTGCCTTGCTTGGCAGAGGGGCCATCGGCCGAGGTGGTGATGGAGGCACAGGTGCCCCTGCTCAGCCAGGAGACGTGCCGgggtgccctgggcagggagctgctcacCAGCACCATGTTCTGTGCCGGGTACCTGTCCGGGGGCATCGACTCCTGCCAGGTAATTCCCCTCCCAGCACGGCAACCCCCTGGGCACGGGGTGAGCACACGGTGCTGGCGCGGCACGGCCAGGCTCCCAGCGCGCTCGGTGCTCCCCACTGATGTACGGgcatccccatccccctgcaGGGCGACTCAGGGGGCCCACTGGCATGCCAGGACCCCTCCTCGCGCCGCTTTGTCCTCTACGGCATCACCTCGTGGGGTGACGGGTGCGGTGAGAGGGGCAAACCCGGCGTCTACACCCGTGTCGCTGCCTTCGCGGACTGGCTCAGCCTCCAGATGGACTGTGAGTGTCCGAGGGGCACGGGATGGCAGTGGGAAGGGGTGCCATGGGGATCCCCCAAAGTGATGGGTGGCGGCTCAGCAGCTTATGGCAGCCCTGGTATCCTCGCAGCCGCCCCTGGCAGCCGGGAACCGAGCTGCTTTGAGCTGCTGGCCCTGTCGCAGCTGCCCCCCGAGCGGCAGCCCCCCGAGCGCACCCGCCTCTGCTCCTTCTACGCGGGGTCCTGCCGGGCACCCCTGGGCCAGGCTGCCTGCGCCCGCCTTGCTGAGGAGACCTGCCGTGCCCGGGCGAGGCGATGTGGTGAGACAACGCTAGGGCACGGGGACTGTGTCTGGTTGGGGACAGGGGGGGCATGTCGTGCCGGCACGGTGCCAGGGACGTGGTTCTCTTGCTGCGCCCCCAGAGCTGCACTCCTACGCCCAGACGCTGGTGGGTCTCCTGCGCCGGGCCGGGGACTTCATCCGGAACCAGGTCGACTTCTCCTTCCTCACCCgcgccctgccccagctcctgggcaAGATCTACGGGCACTTCTTCCCCGCCCGTGTCCGCAGGGATGCTCCAGGTACCCGCCCGGGCTGTGCCACCCCATGGCCCTGTGGGGACATGCCACCCTTGTGCTGGTGGCTCGGGCACCCCTACGCCTTGTCCGTCCTGTCCCCTTCTTGTCCCCACAGACGTGGCTGTGGCAGGGGACCAGCCTAGCCCCAAGGCAGAGGGACCCCGGAGACCCCCCACCAGGTAAGGGGGGACACAAGGGCATGGTGGGCCATGAGGGCTGTAGATTTTGGGGAGGTGGGCAAGATACCCATAGGCACTGATATGGCTTTTTGGGGACAGCTCAAGGCAGTGGGGTCCTGCTCTTCCCATAACCAGGTCCCACCAGGGGGGCACAGGAGGtggcagtgcccaagggacGGCTGCCACCGGGTGCCTGCCTGAGCTGTCCCCGCTGTGCTTGCAGGCGGGGGGCCGGGCAGCCGCCCCCCTTTGCGGGGCTCTTTGGGGCTGTGgggccccagctgcaggactgggTGCAGGCGCTGAGGGCCATGGACGGGGGCAGCCACCCGGCACCCACCCCagatgggcagcagctccccggggaGACGTGGCTCTTCTTGCAGGTATTTGgagagggatgggatggggggaaCCCCTTGCCCCTCCGGTGACAGTGCCAGCAGGAACCAAACCCCACTGCCTGTCCtgtcccccttcccttccctgcagcagggcgaggaggaggtggaggagctggtgggaCAGGGCAGAGCCTTCCTGGCCCAGCTCCGGGCAGAGCTGGACCTCAACACCCCCCTGGAAGccaagcagcagaggcaggcacCCAGAGAGCCATCAGGGACCCCTACACCAAACCGTGAgccctgggggggctggggctgatTTCCACCCAGCTTTGTGCCCAGGCAGTGGCCACCAGCGGCATCCCCAACGGGGTTTTCACGCAGGGTTGGTGCCGAGGGAGAAGCGTGAGCTGGTGCCCACACAaccggggctggaggaggaggaggaagaagaggaagaggaggaggaggcaggtgTGGGCAGAGGTaagcaccccacagcccccaggtGCTGCGGGATGCCACAGGGATGCCGGAGATGGCAAACCCAGCCTCAGCTTTGCACCCTGGGGCTGGTGGCGGCGCAGTGCCCCCACCTGCTCCCCGACCCCATCTCCATCTCTCTCCTGTCCtcccccaggggctgcagcctgccctggccTCAACGCCTCGGCGCTGCGGGTGGGCGCGCTGCAGGAGCTGTACGCATGGGTGCTGCGGGTGCCGGAGCCGGACCTGGCCATGACCTTCCAGGAGGTATGTGCGGCAGCCACCCCCAGCAATTCACTGTCCCCAGCTTGCCAGCAACGTGTCCCCCCACTCTGGGGCTGACAGTGTTTTCCTCCCCTGGCAGATCCTGGTGGACCTGGGCTCCAAAAACACCAAGGGGCTGTACCGGGCGCAGGTGCGGGCCACGGTGGGTGGCCGCCCCACGGCTTTCGCCGGCCTCGTGGGGCTCCAGAGTGACTCGCTAGCCCGCAGCATGCCTGGCCTCGTCGCTTTGGCCCTCGAGGCTTTGAAAACCTAGGGGTGCTGGCCGGGGATGGGGTCTCTCACATCTTTCAACTCCCCCCACCAGCTCAGGCTCTCCCACTCCTTTTTCCCCCATTGTGCATCAGTTTCCCTCCTCCCACCGACCTCCTGGGGTGATGGGGGGTACCTGGAGCATCTCAGCTGGGGTCCTCAGCCCTCCTCTCCCTGGCACCCCCAACTTAGCAGACCCCCACACACCCTGTATTCCCCACAGGCACCCGGACTGCTATTTATTTGTACAgagaaaggtttatttttcaataaagaaGGGCTCTATTTTCcggtagatttttttttccaccctcccCATCACCTCACACCCCCAAGCAATGCCCCCATCTTCAGGTCCTGCCCCCATTATCAGGGGGAGGAACCCCTGCCCACCTCAGCACCCTTTTCCCCAGAGCGCAGCACCGGTGCCCACCCCAGGTGCCACCCCACACGAAACCCCCTCCCAGGGGACATGCTCCCGGTGGGTGCCAACACCTCCAGCTTGTGGGGCAGCATGCCCGCTGCCCTCGAGCAGCATCCCTGGGGCAGCCGAGCAGTGGGGAAGGGTCCACTCCTCCCAGCGCCGGGGTGACGAGGTGGCACCGTGGGGTGGCGAGGCCAGCTGTGCCTGCCCGTCTCCCTTCTCCGAGCACAGGGGTGCCGGAAACAAGGGGGCCGCGGCGGGTATCCGGTGCCGGCAGCCTTCCCCCTCGGCACCTGGCACCGTCCATCCCGGTGGCCGGACATCCGCCAGGCCAGGCCAGGCGGGGAGGTGGCGAGGAGCTGGCACGGCGCGAAAGCACCGCGGGCACCGCATGGGGGACCTGCCGCTGTGGCTGGCCCTGCTTGGGGCGCTGGTGGTGTCGGGTAAGCGGGGCCATGGgtctggggggtgggggtgcagggggttCCTGGGCCCCCACGATGgggttggggctgggggtgatGGTGGCAGGGTCCAAGCTGGGTATGTGTGTCCCCACGGCTGCGTTTTGGGCACCACCTGGCAGGGACCTGTCACTGAGCATCCCCTGTGCCTCCCTACCTGGAGCTGTGTCCTCACCATGTGTGTGTCCGTCTGTCTGTGTGCACTGTGTCACTGAGTCTGTGTCCCTGCATGTGTACagatgtctgtgtgtgtgtgtgcacgctgctgctgcctctgtgtgtgtgtctatgtgtccctgtgtgtgcacagcagcactgcatcCTTGAACATGTCCCTACACATCCTGGTCCGTGTCCGTGTGTCCACGTGTGCATCCATCTACATGTGCCCAGTGCTGCTGCGTCTGCACCGGTACCTTGTACATGTGCTGGTCTGTGTCCAGGGGTCTGTATGTCCCTGTGTCCATGCGTCCCCATGTGTATaccatccctgcacatcctgTGCCCACGCACCACACCTGGGTGCCCCCCTCTGTACCCCCTCCTGTCACCGATGTGCAGCGTCCTGGccagctcctgtcccctccatccttgccctgccctgcccttgcTGGGCAtccctgctgggggggggcccAGCAACCCCCAGCCCCCGCTGGCTCTGCCTGACCCCGCACCCTCCAGGCGGGCTCTGCGTTAACCAGGAGGAGCGGCTCATCCACCACCTCTTCAAGGAGAGGGGCTACAACAAGGATCTGCGCCCCGTCGTCTCCACCGACCAGGTCGTGGACGTCTACCTGGCCCTCACCCTCTCCAACCTCATCTCACTGGtgagccccagcaggcagcacccGCCACCGTGCCGGGGGGCTGGCTGCACCCCAAAAAGGCTGGTTTGGGTTGGGGGGTCCTGGGGATAGTTGTGGCATCTCCGTGCCCCCCACTGTCGTTGCAGAAAGAGGTGGACGAGACGCTCACCACCAATGTGTGGCTCGAACAAGTGAGTAGGGacaggaggggaaaggggacaGGGACCTGGCACTGCCAACCTCCTGCCTGGACCCCTCCGTCATCCCAGCAGTGTCCCCACGGAGTGCTATGGCCGCTGTCCCCATGCTGTCACCCTGGGTGTCACAACATCAGCGGTGCCCTGGGCCGTGGGGTGGCCTGGTGTGGTGAGGGGGTGACCCGGGGTTGTCCCCCACCAGGGCTGGACCGATTACCGCCTACAGTGGAACAAATCCGAGTTTGGGGACATCGAGGTGCTCCGCCTGCGGCCAGAAATGCTGTGGCTGCCTGAGATAGTCCTAGAGAACAAGTGAGTCGTGCCTCAATTTCCCCTCCCCAACCTCCCCGGGCAAGCAGCCTCGGCCAGAGCCGTCCCCGGTGCCCAGGGctctccctcaccctgctgccacctctCTTTTCCCCCACGCAGTAACGACGGGCTCTTCGAGGTCGCCTACTACTGCAACGTGCTGGTCTACAACACCGGCTACGTCTACTGGCTGCCGCCCGCCATCTTCCGCAGCGCCTGCCCCATCAACGTCAACTTCTTCCCCTTTGACTGGCAGAACTGCTCCCTCAAGTTCAGGTGCCAGGGGCTGGAGGGTGGGCAAGGAGCTGGGTCCCCAACCCCGTGGTGCCCACTGCTGTTGGGGTGCAGCATGGGGGGGACTCAGGACCCCCCGGATGGAGGATGGAGCAGGTGGGTGCAGCCCCTCACCACCTGTCCCCCCCAGCTCGCTGGCGTACAACGCACAGGAGATCAGCATGCACCTGAAAGAGGAGAGCAACCCGGAGATGGACAAGTATTACCGGGTGGAGTGGATCATCATCGACCCCGAAGGCTTCACAGGTAGGGCTGGTGCTCTCTGCCGTGTCCCGTGGCAGCCGGGAACACCCCGTACAGGGCTCGGGGCACCCTGGTACCCAGGTCatgctgggggtgctgaggaCAGCCCACGTGTCCCAACAGAGAACGGTGAGTGGGAAATCATCCACCGCCCGGCCCGCAAGAACATCCACCCCAGCTACCCCCCCGAGAGCAGCGAGCACCAGGACATCACCTTCTACCTCATCATCAAGCGCAAGCCGCTCTTCTACGTCATCAACATCGTCACGCCCTGCGTCCTCATCGCCTTCATGGCCATCCTCGTCTTCTACCTGCCGGCTGACAGTGAGTGGCCCTGTGGCTCCTGCACCGGGGGCGTGGGAACACCCCATGTCCCATACCTGCCTTAGGCCATGGGGGCACCCCAATGCCCAGCATGGGGACATCCTGGCACCAGGACATCCCAGTGTAGGACCCTGCCATCCCAGCCAGGCACCCTTGAGCAGGGTGTAGGATAACCCAAGTGGGACCTTGTGCTACTCCTACAACAGAAAACCCCATATGGGGCCCTTTCTGGTGGGACACTGGGAGGGGAACCTGCGAACGGGTCACCCCGAGCTCACCTGTTCTCCAGGTGGTGAGAAGATGACCCTGGTGATCTCGGTGCTCCTGGCCCAgtctgttttcctcctgctcGTCTCCCAGCGCCTGCCTGAGACCTCCCACGCCATCCCCCTCATTGGCAAGTGAGTCCTGGGCACCGCTGGGCACAGCGAAGGCATCTCGGGGTCCCCAGGGTGGCCCTGCACGTCCCCCTCCCCTGTGGGGATGCCAGCCCCAGGTCTGTGCCCCTCACCCCAGGTACCTCCTTTTCATCATGCTGCTGGTGACGGCCGTGGTGGTGATCTGCGTCGTGGTCCTCAACTTCCATTTCcgcacccccagcacccacatCATGTCCGACTGGGTCAGAGAGGTGAGGGGCGCAGGGCATGGGGGGCGCAGGGGTGGCACCATGCATCACAGCCCCGGGGTGTCCCATCTGGGCCACGTGCGCCCAGCCTGGGGACAGAAAGTGGGGACACGGTGACTTCCCGTGCCCAGGTGTTCCTGGAGAGCCTGCCCCGCTTGCTGCACATGTCGCAGCCGGCGGGGAGCGCGGCGGGCGCCCCGTGTATCCGGCGCTGCAGCTCGGCCGGCTACATCGCCAAGGCGGAGGAGTACTACAGCGTCAAGTCCCGCAGCGAGCTCATGTTCGAGAAGCAGTCGGAGCGGCACGGGCTCACCAGCCGCGTCACCCCTGCTCGTGAGCCTCAGCCCCTctctgt from the Cygnus olor isolate bCygOlo1 chromosome 9, bCygOlo1.pri.v2, whole genome shotgun sequence genome contains:
- the PRSS56 gene encoding serine protease 56; the encoded protein is MPAGVLQALSSRGTLVLEAALRSALLALERAQAEQQRQWGACGLCAPCLFPPCANITRRCPPPAVPPGVPPSCQALLDAQALPELPQRNWALSQACAPYHLLCPPRGAQPHCALLSAQRCHRRLQECRLAAATPSDAPAEAVMPGSCGNRAGPPINATAPRGRIMGGSVAPPGAWPWLVSVRLHGELMCGGVLVGHAWVLTAAHCFAGTQNELAWTVVVGDHELGKHDPGERAVPVRRIVPHPKFNHKTFHGDLALLELAVPLAPSATVSPVCLPSGPAEPSPGTPCYIAGWGSLYEEGPSAEVVMEAQVPLLSQETCRGALGRELLTSTMFCAGYLSGGIDSCQGDSGGPLACQDPSSRRFVLYGITSWGDGCGERGKPGVYTRVAAFADWLSLQMDSAPGSREPSCFELLALSQLPPERQPPERTRLCSFYAGSCRAPLGQAACARLAEETCRARARRCELHSYAQTLVGLLRRAGDFIRNQVDFSFLTRALPQLLGKIYGHFFPARVRRDAPDVAVAGDQPSPKAEGPRRPPTRRGAGQPPPFAGLFGAVGPQLQDWVQALRAMDGGSHPAPTPDGQQLPGETWLFLQQGEEEVEELVGQGRAFLAQLRAELDLNTPLEAKQQRQAPREPSGTPTPNRLVPREKRELVPTQPGLEEEEEEEEEEEEAGVGRGAAACPGLNASALRVGALQELYAWVLRVPEPDLAMTFQEILVDLGSKNTKGLYRAQVRATVGGRPTAFAGLVGLQSDSLARSMPGLVALALEALKT
- the CHRND gene encoding acetylcholine receptor subunit delta — encoded protein: MGDLPLWLALLGALVVSGGLCVNQEERLIHHLFKERGYNKDLRPVVSTDQVVDVYLALTLSNLISLKEVDETLTTNVWLEQGWTDYRLQWNKSEFGDIEVLRLRPEMLWLPEIVLENNNDGLFEVAYYCNVLVYNTGYVYWLPPAIFRSACPINVNFFPFDWQNCSLKFSSLAYNAQEISMHLKEESNPEMDKYYRVEWIIIDPEGFTENGEWEIIHRPARKNIHPSYPPESSEHQDITFYLIIKRKPLFYVINIVTPCVLIAFMAILVFYLPADSGEKMTLVISVLLAQSVFLLLVSQRLPETSHAIPLIGKYLLFIMLLVTAVVVICVVVLNFHFRTPSTHIMSDWVREVFLESLPRLLHMSQPAGSAAGAPCIRRCSSAGYIAKAEEYYSVKSRSELMFEKQSERHGLTSRVTPARLAPAGTSEEQLYEHLKPAVDGANFIVKHMREKNSYNEEKDNWNRVARTLDRLCLFLITPMLVVGTLWIFLMGIYNHPPPLPFSGDPYDYREENKRYI